The region TCATCAGGTGATAGATGCCACCGTCCTTCCACCCGCGAATTTTCTCACTGATCACGGATGGAACTCCACCAGGAAAGTAAGTTTTCATAGTGCTTTCACCATCGCCCAAAGCACCGTGGCATACAGCACAAAAAGTCTGATAGGCTGTCTGCCCTCTTGCTAAAAGTTCTTCCGATTTCACGGTAGGATTTTTAACGACATTTTCGGCTGTAAACGAATCCATTTTACAATTGTAAGGAGCATTACCACGAGCGACTGTATGCTCGGGTGGTACCAGCATAGCCTGTTCACCAACATTATCGGGGTTATAATCTTGCGCTTTAACAGATGGTGATTCCATCATGTCTTGTAAAAGCTCAACGTTAGGTTGCTTTTTTTCACAGCCAACAAGAAGAAGCACTCCCAAAAAAGCGCTAACAAGGGGGACGCTTTTTACTAAAAGATGCGATATGGAATCGTTACTGTTTCTCATGGTTTTCCTCTGAGTCATCATTAAAATTCCGCTACTTTCTTGATCTCAACGGCTCCGATAGATTTAAAAAAGTCGGTGGTGCGCTGTTCATTATAGTTCACGTCGTTATCAGGAACGAACAAGCAGAATTTGTGCGATGTAATAGCAGGATCAATAATAGGTGGATCTATCTTTGGCAGCCCACATGTGATCAAAAGAGCCCCGAAAGTCGACAAAGCTCCAATCAAAACCGTCAGTTCAAAAATGATGGGAACGAAAGCTGGCCACGAAAACAGAGGCTTACCACCAATATTTAGCGGCCAGTCCACGGCTGAAGTCCACCACTGGAACCAAAGCGCCAGCGAGCCACCCACCAATCCTCCGCCGAGGGTCACCCAAGGAAGAAAAGATCGCTTGAGGCCCATGGCATCATCCATACCGTGAACAGGAAAGGGCGTGAGAGAATCAAACTTTCGATATCCGGCTTGATAAGTTTTGTGTGCGGCTTCAAGCAGCTTGTGCTCATCCTCGAAAAACGCAGCTACACCTGAAACTCTTTTGCAATAGAGACTCTTGATCACTTTAGCCTCCCTAAACCCAAATATATAGCAGCGATGACTCTATCACTCATGATGGCCTCCGCTGGCATCTCTACCTACACTTAAAACAGGTTTAACCTCTGACATGGCAACCATCGGAATGGCTCGAAGGAACAGCAAGAACAGAGTGAAGAACATGCCAAAGCTTCCGAATAGAAGTCCTGCATCAAACCAAGTGAAATGATAGTAGCCCCAGTTTGCTGGCAAGAAATCTCTATGAAGTGAAGTCACGATAATAACAAACCGCTCAAACCACATTCCTATATTTACGAAAATTGATATGACGAACATTACATAAATGTTCCGGCGCATTTTCTTGAACCAAAACACCTGCGGTATGACGACGTTACAAATAGCCATTATCCAGTAAGACCACCAGTAGTCACCAAATGCACGATTTACAAAAGCGTATTTTTCATATTCGACTCCAGAATACCAAGCAATGAAAAACTCTGAAGCGTAGGCGTAACCAACCATCAAGCCAGTCGTCATGATGATTTTGTTCATGACCTCCAAGTGATCGACGGTGATATAGCTCTTCATCTGCGGAAACCCAGCTCTCACCAAACACATCAACGTCACCACCATCGCAAATCCCGAAAAGATGGCGCCAGCAACGAAGTAGGGTGGGAAGATAGTCGTGTGCCAACCGGGCAAAGTGGCTACAGCAAAGTCAAATGATACGATTGTATGAACGGACAGAACGAGCGGAGTTGAAAGACCCGCTAGAATTAAATAAACGGATTCGTAATGACTCCAATTGCGGTTTGTTCCGCGCCATCCGAGGGAAAGCATTCCGTAAATCAACCTTCGAATCTTATTTTTTGCTCGATCTCTTACGGTTGCAAGATCGGGAATCATTCCCATGTACCAAAACACCAAACTCACGGTCGCATAAGTAGAAACCGCAAACACATC is a window of Bdellovibrionales bacterium CG10_big_fil_rev_8_21_14_0_10_45_34 DNA encoding:
- a CDS encoding DUF3341 domain-containing protein, giving the protein MKSLYCKRVSGVAAFFEDEHKLLEAAHKTYQAGYRKFDSLTPFPVHGMDDAMGLKRSFLPWVTLGGGLVGGSLALWFQWWTSAVDWPLNIGGKPLFSWPAFVPIIFELTVLIGALSTFGALLITCGLPKIDPPIIDPAITSHKFCLFVPDNDVNYNEQRTTDFFKSIGAVEIKKVAEF
- a CDS encoding hydrogenase yields the protein MSVLKRSPLIEGNKTYKDITEDICKPIESLPGKGWFSYFVPSVFTLMLWISVVATLIGVGLGLLGLSHPVGWGTPIVTFVFWIGIGHAGTLISAILFLFRQKWRTGINRAAEAMTIFAVMVAGLFPLIHVGRPWFAFWLIPYPNQRGPLWVNFRSPLLWDVFAVSTYATVSLVFWYMGMIPDLATVRDRAKNKIRRLIYGMLSLGWRGTNRNWSHYESVYLILAGLSTPLVLSVHTIVSFDFAVATLPGWHTTIFPPYFVAGAIFSGFAMVVTLMCLVRAGFPQMKSYITVDHLEVMNKIIMTTGLMVGYAYASEFFIAWYSGVEYEKYAFVNRAFGDYWWSYWIMAICNVVIPQVFWFKKMRRNIYVMFVISIFVNIGMWFERFVIIVTSLHRDFLPANWGYYHFTWFDAGLLFGSFGMFFTLFLLFLRAIPMVAMSEVKPVLSVGRDASGGHHE
- a CDS encoding cytochrome C, whose translation is MMTQRKTMRNSNDSISHLLVKSVPLVSAFLGVLLLVGCEKKQPNVELLQDMMESPSVKAQDYNPDNVGEQAMLVPPEHTVARGNAPYNCKMDSFTAENVVKNPTVKSEELLARGQTAYQTFCAVCHGALGDGESTMKTYFPGGVPSVISEKIRGWKDGGIYHLMRCGRGLMGSYESQVTNEEDRWAIVQYIREMQSKQAVK